One window of Drosophila busckii strain San Diego stock center, stock number 13000-0081.31 chromosome 3L, ASM1175060v1, whole genome shotgun sequence genomic DNA carries:
- the LOC108599195 gene encoding histidine-rich glycoprotein, which yields MKFFICTLAILGVAQAGLLPHLEHHDHHDHHDHHDLHNHHAELSHLLDADVHHSDGIHLGHSSAVVIDGAEHHLDSLPHPVYHHDGYAAHVDHTHIHEHVHAPAKIVSHEPIHEVAPVHHVHKVVHDEPHHFLHYRNPVVDHHIIDSHAHVDEHAHAHADLHQFDHHHHHHAAPLVHHHHSAPLVHHHSHAAVVHRAVVPAHLDVHSHANLLAFAKHHLHGKYGKVRITETHY from the exons ATGAAG TTCTTTATCTGCACTTTGGCGATATTGGGCGTGGCTCAGGCAGGTCTGCTGCCGCATCTGGAGCATCATGATCATCACGATCATCACGATCATCACGATCTGCATAATCATCATGCAGAGTTGTCTCATTTGCTGGACGCCGATGTGCACCATTCGGATGGCATTCATCTGGGCCACAGCTCGGCCGTGGTAATCGACGGCGCCGAGCATCATTTGGACTCGTTGCCGCATCCAGTGTATCATCATGACGGCTATGCAGCCCATGTggatcacacacacatacacgagCATGTCCATGCGCCAGCCAAGATTGTCAGCCACGAGCCCATACACGAGGTGGCGCCAGTGCATCATGTCCACAAGGTGGTGCATGACGAGCCACATCACTTCCTGCACTACAGGAACCCAGTGGTGGATCATCACATCATTGACAGCCATGCCCATGTGGATGAGCACGCCCATGCGCATGCGGACTTGCATCAATTCgatcaccatcatcatcaccatgCCGCGCCCCTTGTGCACCACCATCACTCGGCTCCATTGGTGCACCACCACTCCCACGCCGCTGTGGTCCATCGCGCTGTGGTGCCTGCCCATCTGGACGTCCACAGCCACGCCAATCTGCTGGCCTTTGCCAAGCATCATTTGCATGGCAAATACGGCAAAGTGAGAATCACTGAGACGCATTACTGA